Genomic DNA from Luteolibacter arcticus:
GCCGCGCGCAACATCGGCATCGGCGCGCAATTCGGCGGGAAATACTTCGCGCTTGATGTCCGGGTCGTCCGCCTGCCGCGTCACGGCGCGTCCTGTCCGGTGGGCATCGGGGTCTCCTGCTCGGCCGACCGACAGGCGAAGGCGAAGATCACCAAGCACGGCATCTTCCTTGAGAAGCTCGAGAAGGATCCCGGCCGCTTCATCCCGGAGAAGTATCGCGATTGGAAATTCAAGGGCGTCGAAATCGACCTCGATCAGGGCATGGAAAAGACCCTCGCGACCCTGACCAAGTATCCCGTCACCACCGCCGTCTCGCTCAGCGGCACCATCATCGTCGCCCGCGACATCGCCCACGCGAAGCTCAAGGAGGTGCTCGATGAAACCGGCGACCTCCCCGCCTACTTCAAGGACTATCCGATTTACTACGCCGGCCCCGCCAAGACGCCCGCAGGCTATCCGTCCGGCTCCTTCGGCCCCACCACCGCCGGCCGTATGGACAGCTATGTGGATCTCTTCCAAAGCCACGGCGGCTCCAAGGTCATGCTCGCCAAGGGCAACCGCTCGCAGGCCGTGACCGACGCCTGCAAGGCCCACGGCGGCTTCTACCTCGGCTCCGCCGGCGGCCCCGCCGCCTTGCTCGCCAAGGAACACATCAAGAGCCAGGAAATCGTCGAATACCCCGAATTCGGCATGGAAGCCGTCTGGAAGATCCGCGTGGAAAACTTCCCCGCCTTCATCCTCGTGGACGACAAGGGCAACGACTTCTTCAAGAAGATCAACGAGTGCCCGGTGTGCGTGTGACAACAAGCGTCTCCCTATGACCGGCCTAGTGTCCATCATGGACTACCTCGAGAGCGAGGCATCGAGACACGAAAAGCATGAGTTCGTTGGCGGCCTCGTCTTCGCCATGTCCGGTTTTTCGAATCTCCATAACGTGATTGCCGGCAATGCCCTCGCGATCCTTCACAGCCAGTTGCGAGGGAAGGCCCCCCACGTTTTCAACAGCAGCACCAAGATTCGCGTTCAACGCCCCGACCACACTCGCTTCTACTATCCAGACGCGATGGTCGTCTGCCATCCGAACCCAGCGACCGATTACTTCCAGGACCAACCGGTCGTCGTGGTCGAGGTGCTGAGCGAGTCCACCCGACGCGCCGACCTTGGGGAGAAGCGCGATGCCTACCTGACGGTTTCCGCCCTCAAGGTGCTGCTTCTCGTCGAGCCCGACAGCGCCTCAGTCACTGTCCACCGCCGCCGCGCCGAAGGTGGGTTTGCCATCGAGCGCCACGACAGCTTGGAAGGCACCATCCCGCTGCCCGAGATCGAGGTATCCCTGCCGCTGGCGGAGCTCTACGCGCGAGCGGAAATCCCGGACTAGCAACTTCGGGACCAGCTCTGAACTGCCTTGCCTGCGCCCCCTTGAGAGAGGTAGGCTCGAGTCGATGAATTGGTCCCTTTTGCCTCTGCTTGCCGTCGTCCTGCTCGGCTCCTGCAAATTCAAGGCAGTCGTCTCGAGCGGATCGGAACTGAAAGGCGAAGGCATCACCTTCCAAGTACCCGACGAAACGTCCTCTTCCTCCTCCGGCTCCGGCGGGATCGAGTTCAACGGCGAAAGCGTGAAAGCCAAGACCGACGGCAAGACCCTGACGGTGGACGACAAGGACTATGGCGCGCTCAAGTCGGGAGACGTGGTGGATCTCCGGGAGAAAGGAAAGGTCCTCGTGAATGGAGCTGAACGCTCTCCCGTGACGCCTTGAGCCTGCTCACCTCGAAATCCCCCGCTTCGACCCTTCGATGAACTCGATCAGGTGCTTCACCGGCTCATGGTTCGCGGGGCGGTCCGCTTTCAGCGAGCTGAGCTGGTTAGTGAGATTGATGTCCTTTTTCAGGAAGAGCTTCTTGTAGGCGGACTTGAGCGCCTTGATATCGTCCTCGGAAAAGCCGCGGCGCTGAAGCCCGACTTGGTTGAGCCCACGGGTGGCGGCAGGATTGCCGTCGATGATCATGTAGGGCGGCACGTCCTGGACCACCTTCGCGCAGCCGCCGACGATCGAGTGGCAGCCGATCCGGCAGAACTGGTGGATCGCTGCGAGACCGGAGACGATCGCGTAATCCTCTACCTCGACGTGACCACCGAGGGTGCCGTTGTTGGAGAGAATGATGTGATTCCCCACCTGGCAATCGTGGGCGACGTGGGAGTAGCAGAGGAAGAGATTGTCGTTGCCGATCCGGGTTGGCGTGTGGACGTGGGTGCCACGGTGGATGGTGCAGTTCTCGCGGAAGACATTGCGGTCGCCGACCTCAAGGAAAGTCGGCTCGCCCTCATACTTGAGGTCCTGGGTCTTCCCGCCGACCGCGGCGAAGGGGAAGAACTCGTTATCCTTCCCGATCCGGCACGGGCCGCCGAGGATGACGTGGGAGTGGAGCACGCAGCCGTCGCCGAGTTCGGCACCGGCCTCGATGATGCAGTACGGCCCGACGCGGACGTTCGCGCCGAGCTTGGCTTCCGGGGAGATGATCGCCGTCGGATGGATCACGGGCGGGATTCCGAACGACCCGGCCGGGGATGGCGAACGTTTTTTGCGCTGCGTGGTGCGAGGAGATTTGGGGAACCCCGGAATCACGCGGAAAGGCGTGAAATTTAAAAAGCGGAGTGGACGACCTTGACGCCTTGATCGGCGCCTCCCTCAACGCATGAACATCAGGCCGCTGAAGTACCATTCGGCCAGTTTCCATCCGCCGAACATCCACGTGAACGCACCGAGGATGAGGAAGGGGCCGAAAGGCAAAGGCCTGCCAAAACCAATCCGCCCCAGCGCCGCTGCCACGATTGCATAGAGCGAAGCCGCGAAGAGACCGAACAAGACCCCGGCCCAGCCGAAGAAGGCACCGATGGCTCCGAGAAGGTGCACGTCGCCCATCCCCATGGCCTCACGGGGAATCACGGCACCGGTTCCCATGCCCTCCAGCGATTTCAGCTCATCCAGTGGGATGACTTTTCCGCCCGGTAGCACGATCTCATGTTCGCGGATCGTCACTTCACCCGCCCCGAAGCCTTCGCCATTCGCGACGACCTCGGTGGCCTCGATGACCAGCCGGTCGGTCTTGCGGAAGAAGAGGTCCCACCACGCGGTCTTCTCGCCGTTCATCTCGAAGAAGATCGGATCCACCTCATTGTCCGGCTCGATCAGCTTCCACGGCACCGGTTCCGGAAAGGCGACCTTCTTCTTTCCAAAGGCAAGCTTTCCCAGCCGCACCATGCACCACAGCCCGCAGAAACCCATGATCCAGCCCACGACGGAATGCTTCAGCCCGTCCTTCAGCGTGGGATCCCAACCCGCCCATCCCGCGAGATCGGTCAGCCTCGGCCACAATGCCGCCGCTCCCAACCCGGCAATCGAAATCGCCGTGGTGAATGAGGTCGGGATGATCATGTGCTCGGCATCGATGAAGGTGATCGCAACGAACAACGCGGCCATGACCCACAGCGGCAGAAGTGCGCCCAACTCCAGCCGGATCAACTGGCCGAGCGGGACCGACGATTGCAGGAACCACCAGAGGGCGGCGAAGAGCAGCGCGGTGAGCAATTCCACGCCGAAGTAGCGGAACGCGATCGGGGCCTTGCAGTTGGCGCATTTCCCGCGCAGCCACAGCCAGCTCACCAGCGGAATGTTCAGCCGCATCGGAATGTCGGCCTTGCACTTCGGGCAGAACGAGCGCTTCGGCTCATTCACCGAAAGCCCGATGGGCACCCGGTAAATGACCACGTTCAGGAACGACCCAATGCAGGCGCCGAGGAGGAAGGTCGGCACATACCAGACGGGATGGGCCAAAGATGGGAAAATCTCGATCAAGGTGGCACCATTCAATCGCAGCGAAAGCATTTCGGAAATCCGAAATTTCTCGGGGCTCCAGCCGCCTCCCCGGGCTTGCCTCACCGTCTCCAACAGGCATTGTTCGCGGGGTGATGCGGCTGCTTGGCTTATTGTTATGTTTTTCCGGGGTGGTGCATGCCCTCCCCACGCCGCCTGACCCCGCTTCGGTCGCAGTGCTCTACAATTCGGCCTCGGCGGATTCGAAGGCGCTGGCGGAGTTCTACGCAAAGGCGCGCAACATCCCCGCGGACCATCTGGTGGGCCTGGAATTGCCGGATGCCGAAGAGATCTCCCGCAAGGATTTCGATGACAAGCTGCGCAGCCGCCTGATCCGCGAGTATGACCGCCGCGAATGGTGGACCCGCGGCCTGGGCCCGCAAGGAAACCTGACCCCGACCGTGTCGAAGATACGCATCCTGGTCTGCATGCGCGGGGTGCCGAGCCGGATCATCGGAACGGGGCC
This window encodes:
- a CDS encoding prepilin peptidase; amino-acid sequence: MLSLRLNGATLIEIFPSLAHPVWYVPTFLLGACIGSFLNVVIYRVPIGLSVNEPKRSFCPKCKADIPMRLNIPLVSWLWLRGKCANCKAPIAFRYFGVELLTALLFAALWWFLQSSVPLGQLIRLELGALLPLWVMAALFVAITFIDAEHMIIPTSFTTAISIAGLGAAALWPRLTDLAGWAGWDPTLKDGLKHSVVGWIMGFCGLWCMVRLGKLAFGKKKVAFPEPVPWKLIEPDNEVDPIFFEMNGEKTAWWDLFFRKTDRLVIEATEVVANGEGFGAGEVTIREHEIVLPGGKVIPLDELKSLEGMGTGAVIPREAMGMGDVHLLGAIGAFFGWAGVLFGLFAASLYAIVAAALGRIGFGRPLPFGPFLILGAFTWMFGGWKLAEWYFSGLMFMR
- the lpxA gene encoding acyl-ACP--UDP-N-acetylglucosamine O-acyltransferase — translated: MIHPTAIISPEAKLGANVRVGPYCIIEAGAELGDGCVLHSHVILGGPCRIGKDNEFFPFAAVGGKTQDLKYEGEPTFLEVGDRNVFRENCTIHRGTHVHTPTRIGNDNLFLCYSHVAHDCQVGNHIILSNNGTLGGHVEVEDYAIVSGLAAIHQFCRIGCHSIVGGCAKVVQDVPPYMIIDGNPAATRGLNQVGLQRRGFSEDDIKALKSAYKKLFLKKDINLTNQLSSLKADRPANHEPVKHLIEFIEGSKRGISR
- a CDS encoding Uma2 family endonuclease, translating into MDYLESEASRHEKHEFVGGLVFAMSGFSNLHNVIAGNALAILHSQLRGKAPHVFNSSTKIRVQRPDHTRFYYPDAMVVCHPNPATDYFQDQPVVVVEVLSESTRRADLGEKRDAYLTVSALKVLLLVEPDSASVTVHRRRAEGGFAIERHDSLEGTIPLPEIEVSLPLAELYARAEIPD